A DNA window from Hevea brasiliensis isolate MT/VB/25A 57/8 chromosome 2, ASM3005281v1, whole genome shotgun sequence contains the following coding sequences:
- the LOC131177877 gene encoding calmodulin-like protein 5 gives MTYYINIIPSSGGRINEDQLKEIFMEYDVNGDKVLSRDEIKKAFDLIGSRFPDFRTWRLNDLVNYAFKFGIKVWIRHADNANEDPVIDLDTWLEDLINYASKIGYWSYNKNASVYLTEDQLRGIFMQFDVNHDNVLSRDEIKKAFDYIGAWFPGYRARDGIRHADANGDGVVDLNELDDLVNYACKIGYYIK, from the exons ATGACTTATTACATAAACATTATTCCTAGCAGCGGTGGACGCATTAACGAAGATCAGTTGAAGGAAATTTTTATGGAATACGATGTCAATGGCGACAAAGTTCTCAGCAGAGATGAGATAAAGAAAGCTTTCGACCTCATTGGCTCAAGGTTTCCTGACTTCAGGACCTGGCGGTTGAATGATCTCGTCAATTACGCTTTTAAATTTGG GATCAAAGTTTGGATCCGCCATGCTGACAATGCTAATGAAGATCCAGTGATCGACCTTGACACATGGTTGGAAGATCTCATCAATTACGCTTCTAAAATTGG TTACTGGAGTTATAATAAAAATGCTTCAGTATATCTTACTGAAGATCAGTTGAGGGGAATTTTCATGCAATTCGACGTCAATCATGACAATGTTTTAAGCAGAGATGAGATAAAGAAAGCTTTCGACTACATTGGCGCATGGTTTCCTGGCTACAGGGCCAGAGATGGGATTAGACATGCTGATGCCAATGGAGATGGAGTGGTCGACTTGAACGAGTTGGATGATCTCGTCAATTACGCTTGTAAAATTGGGTATTACATTAAGTAG